A window from Nothobranchius furzeri strain GRZ-AD chromosome 17, NfurGRZ-RIMD1, whole genome shotgun sequence encodes these proteins:
- the pheta1 gene encoding sesquipedalian-1: MKLNERSVAHYATCDTPPDKTGFLFKKGERNTAYHRRWFILKGNMLFYFEERDSREPIGVIVLEGCTVELCESAEEFAFAVKFDCAKARVYKMAAENQAAMESWVKALSRASFDYMKLVVKELERQLEEIQEASGIGAQQGKPKSSRGKQSARIRSGASSSSSSSSSSLSSASSAPSMTALCSAQKNLQDEVQLISGISRENGVAWNKPPAALVNGFVEGASSCLAWKGCGDSGNIVGCGADGVRAPPVPPRRFGASLESPVSPGTGCFSKLHDWYGKEVEELRAQWLQSQ, encoded by the coding sequence ATGAAGCTGAATGAGCGAAGCGTGGCTCACTATGCCACCTGTGACACCCCGCCGGACAAGACTGGCTTCCTTTTCAAAAAGGGCGAGCGGAACACGGCCTATCATCGACGCTGGTTCATCCTGAAGGGCAACATGCTGTTCTACTTTGAGGAGCGCGACAGCCGGGAGCCCATCGGCGTCATCGTCCTTGAGGGATGCACGGTGGAGCTGTGCGAGTCGGCTGAGGAGTTTGCCTTTGCTGTCAAGTTTGACTGTGCAAAGGCGCGGGTGTACAAGATGGCAGCAGAGAACCAGGCTGCCATGGAGTCGTGGGTGAAGGCGCTCTCGAGGGCCAGCTTTGACTACATGAAGCTGGTGGTGAAGGAGCTGGAGAGGCAGCTGGAGGAGATCCAGGAGGCCTCTGGGATTGGAGCCCAGCAGGGTAAGCCTAAGTCTTCTAGGGGGAAACAGTCAGCACGCATCAGATCTGGAGCATCctcctcgtcgtcgtcgtcttcgtcttcccttTCATCAGCATCGAGTGCCCCTTCCATGACCGCTCTCTGCTCTGCCCAGAAGAACCTTCAGGATGAGGTACAGCTCATCTCTGGAATTTCCAGGGAGAACGGAGTTGCATGGAATAAACCGCCAGCTGCCTTGGTTAATGGTTTTGTTGAAGGAGCTTCATCGTGCCTGGCCTGGAAAGGCTGTGGAGACTCTGGAAATATTGTTGGCTGTGGAGCTGATGGAGTAAGGGCTCCACCAGTGCCCCCGCGGAGGTTCGGAGCGTCGCTGGAGAGCCCGGTTTCCCCTGGGACTGGCTGCTTCTCCAAACTTCACGACTGGTACGGCAAAGAGGTCGAGGAACTTCGAGCACAGTGGCTTCAGAGCCAGTAG